One Pagrus major chromosome 11, Pma_NU_1.0 genomic region harbors:
- the zfr2 gene encoding zinc finger RNA-binding protein isoform X1: MAASNYFGFTHGAGPQYSTQPPPAYSHPSTASYSVQQAPAVAHAVTASYSPAPVQAARPVVSATYPAYQSHQAPPDYAYRQPDPPAPPQPTTTPQTYQVYSDTDNYSYGRPAVAVTTYDNKQYYQTSIASAQRTATENYYQTVGVKSAYSPAPTTVYSQPPPPQRQVTALKPLAPSSAVSTSYNIYPVSTSVQQPPTPISSYTLGSSFGSTVSATTYSGISYSNYDSTGYTSTSAPSYYQPAQQTLTQPQPPPQQPQQPQQPQPPIQPPPKQLTSSSWSNSGSNMVTAPAVNTYKKPTFHQNKLQKPKGPPKQPQLHYCDICKISCAGPQTYREHLEGQKHKKKEAALKSGGQTGASNGPRGVQTQLRCELCDVSCTGVDAYAAHIRGAKHQKVVKLHTKLGKPIPSTEPVLVNSAAVITTSTAGKPPASTSTPASVSTTSTPTATPKQVAVNTMAKTTAPVKKAAPAKITVISNKPASVPAAAVTAAAAVVVAAKVEEPMQQSAQKMESLSDNEDSDRAGGHGDIQPVGHDYVEEVRNVDGKVIRFHCKLCECSFNDPNAKDMHLKGRRHRLQYKKKVNPELPVEIKPSNRARKLQESKLKKQKQKAVLKRQRDDEQRWHMEMRSDSWPKRYEEDMYWRRMEEEQMYWGEQRRRMAPPPLMSRPGMPVPPLLTCVRRPDSPDDRHIMAKHSTIYPVEEELQAVQRIVSHSERALKLVSDTLLDKETPVSSVTTAVTEGEEEKGTENAARMLKGVMRVGILAKGLLLRGDRNVELILLTAKKPTISLLKNIAKQLPKELETFSEDQYEVQAHPEEANIVIFSSKEPKMQVTISLTSPLMREDTAAEKDKQAGGKAAEKDVAEKDPPDLLNKKKCLEYLAALRHAKWFQARANGLQSCVIVIRVLRDLCQRVPTWGKMPGWAMELLVEKVISSAAGPLSPGEAMRRVLECISTGILLPDGPGLMDPCEKEPTDALETLVPQAREDITASAQHALRLLAFRQIHKVLGMESLPASKASARNRKRRRDGSETGEGEGEGKKDKKEEAESG, from the exons ATGGCTGCAAGCAATTATTTCGGCTTCACACATGGTGCCGGTCCACAATACAG TACCCAGCCTCCCCCGGCCTACTCCCATCCCTCTACAGCAAGTTACAGTGTCCAGCAGGCTCCAGCTGTAGCTCATGCAGTGACTGCGTCCTACTCTCCAGCTCCAGTCCAGGCCGCCCGGCCTGTGGTCTCTGCCACTTACCCTGCCTATCAGAGCCACCAGGCTCCGCCTGACTACGCCTACAGGCAGCCAGACCCCCCAGCTCCCCCACAGCCCACTACCACCCCACAGACGTACCAGGTATACTCGGACACG GACAACTACAGCTATGGACGCCCTGCTGTGGCTGTGACTACCTACGACAACAAACAGTACTACCAGACGAGTATAGCTTCGGCTCAgaggacagccacagagaacTATTACCAGACTG taGGAGTAAAGAGTGCTTACAGTCCAGCCCCCACCACTGTGTACAGTCAGCCGCCTCCTCCCCAGCGGCAGGTAACGGCCCTGAAGCCTCTGGCCCCCTCCAGCGCAGTGTCCACCAGCTACAACATCTACCCAGTGTCCACCAGTGTCCAGCAGCCACCCACACCCATTTCATCGTACACCCTCGGCTCCTCCTTCGGCTCCACTGTTTCAGCCACCACCTACTCGG GCATTAGTTACTCCAATTATGATTCAACTGGCTACACCTCCACATCTGCCCCCTCCTACTACCAGCCGGCCCAGCAGACTCTTACTCAGCCGCAGCCTCCACCTCAAcagccacagcagccacagcagcccCAACCCCCCATCCAGCCACCACCCAAACAGCTGACGAGCTCTTCCTGGAGCAACTCGGGCAGCAACATGGTGACAGCTCCGGCTGTAAACACCTACAAAAAGCCAACATTTCACCAGAACAAGCTGCAGAAGCCCAAAGGGCCTCCCAAGCAGCCCCAGCTACATTATTGTGATATCTGCAAGATCAGCTGTGCAGGCCCTCAG ACGTATCGGGAGCACCTTGAGGGCCAGAAGCATAAGAAGAAGGAGGCAGCCCTTAAAtcagggggacagacaggggcCAGCAACGGGCCCAGAGGGGTCCAGACTCAGTTACGCTGTGAGTTATGCGACGTCTCCTGCACCGGAGTGGACGCCTACGCTGCCCATATCCGTGGGGCCAAACACCAGAAG GTGGTGAAACTTCACACCAAGCTGGGCAAACCTATACCTTCCACCGAGCCAGTGTTGGTGAATTCGGCAGCAGTTATCACCACCTCGACAGCTGGGAAACCTCCAGCATCCACGTCCACTCCTGCCTCCGTCTCAACCACTTCAACTCCCACTGCGACACCCAAACAGGTGGCTGTGAACACCATGGCCAAAACAACAGCACCCGTCAAGAAAGCAGCTCCTGCTAAAATAACTGTCATTT CCAATAAGCCTGCCAGTGttccagcagctgcagtgacagcagcagcggcagtggTGGTGGCTGCCAAGGTGGAGGAGCCCATGCAACAGTCAGCTCAGAAGATGGAGTCTCTGAGTGACAATGAGGACAGTGACAGAGCTGGAGGCCATGGAGATATCCAGCCGGTGGGACATGACTACGTAGAGGAG GTCCGTAATGTTGACGGCAAGGTGATTCGATTCCACTGTAAACTGTGTGAGTGCAGCTTCAACGACCCAAACGCTAAAGACATGCACCTGAAAGGAAGAAGGCACAGACTCCAGTACAAG AAAAAAGTGAACCCAGAGCTTCCTGTGGAGATCAAGCCCAGTAACCGGGCCAGGAAGCTGCAGGAGAGCAAGctgaagaagcagaagcagaaggcGGTGCTGAAGCGGCAGAGAGACGATGAGCAGCGCTGGCACATGGAGATGAGGTCAGACTCATGGCCAAA GCGATATGAAGAGGACATGTactggaggaggatggaggaggagcagatgtACTGGGGTGAACAGAGACGCAGGATGGCTCCTCCACCGCTGATGAGCCGCCCTGGTATGCCAGTACCCCCTCTACTG ACGTGTGTGCGTCGGCCAGACTCTCCTGATGACCGTCACATCATGGCTAAACACTCCACTATTTACCCAGTCGAAGAAGAGCTGCAGGCTGTTCAGAGGATTGTCTCCCACTCAGAGAGAGCCCTCAAACTGGTGTCAGACACACTGCTGGATAAGGAGACACCAGTATCCAGTGTTACTACTGCTGTtactgaaggagaagaagaaaaagg TACTGAGAACGCAGCACGGATGCTGAAAGGTGTGATGAGGGTGGGCATCCTGGCCAAAGGCCTGCTGCTTCGTGGGGACAGAAATGTTGAGCTCATCCTGCTGACTGCTAAGAAACCCACCATCTCTTTACTGAAGAACATTGCTAAGCAGCTGCCCAAGGAACTGGAG ACATTTTCTGAAGATCAGTATGAGGTGCAGGCTCACCCCGAGGAGGCGAACATCGTGATATTTTCAAGCAAGGAGCCCAAAATGCAGGTGACCATTTCTCTCACCTCGCCGCTGATGAGGGAGGACACTGCTGCTGAGAAGGACAAGCAGGCAGGAGGAAAAGCGGCTGAGAAAG ATGTGGCTGAGAAGGACCCTCCAGATCTTCTGAATAAGAAGAAATGTCTTGAGTACCTGGCTGCTCTCCGCCACGCCAAATGGTTTCAG GCTCGTGCCAACGGGCTGCAGTCCTGTGTGATCGTCATTCGGGTGCTCAGAGATTTATGTCAGCGGGTTCCCACCTGGGGGAAGATGCCTGGATGG GCGATGGAGCTGCTGGTGGAGAAGGTGATCAGCAGTGCCGCAGGCCCGCTCAGCCCAGGAGAAGCCATGCGCAGAGTCCTGGAGTGCATCTCCACCGGCATCCTGCTACCAG ATGGACCAGGGTTAATGGACCCCTGTGAGAAAGAGCCAACAGATGCTTTGGAAACCCTCGTGCCTCAAGCCAGAGAGGACATAACTGCCAGCGCACAG CATGCCCTGCGGCTGCTCGCTTTCCGTCAGATCCACAAGGTTCTGGGCATGGAGTCCCTGCCGGCGTCCAAGGCCAGCGCTCGCAACCGCAAACGTCGACGGGATGGCAGCGAGACGGGcgaaggggagggggagggcaAAAAAGACAAGAAGGAAGAAGCAGAGAGTGGTTGA
- the zfr2 gene encoding zinc finger RNA-binding protein isoform X3, translated as MAASNYFGFTHGAGPQYSTQPPPAYSHPSTASYSVQQAPAVAHAVTASYSPAPVQAARPVVSATYPAYQSHQAPPDYAYRQPDPPAPPQPTTTPQTYQVYSDTDNYSYGRPAVAVTTYDNKQYYQTSIASAQRTATENYYQTVGVKSAYSPAPTTVYSQPPPPQRQVTALKPLAPSSAVSTSYNIYPVSTSVQQPPTPISSYTLGSSFGSTVSATTYSGISYSNYDSTGYTSTSAPSYYQPAQQTLTQPQPPPQQPQQPQQPQPPIQPPPKQLTSSSWSNSGSNMVTAPAVNTYKKPTFHQNKLQKPKGPPKQPQLHYCDICKISCAGPQTYREHLEGQKHKKKEAALKSGGQTGASNGPRGVQTQLRCELCDVSCTGVDAYAAHIRGAKHQKVVKLHTKLGKPIPSTEPVLVNSAAVITTSTAGKPPASTSTPASVSTTSTPTATPKQVAVNTMAKTTAPVKKAAPAKITVISNKPASVPAAAVTAAAAVVVAAKVEEPMQQSAQKMESLSDNEDSDRAGGHGDIQPVGHDYVEEVRNVDGKVIRFHCKLCECSFNDPNAKDMHLKGRRHRLQYKKKVNPELPVEIKPSNRARKLQESKLKKQKQKAVLKRQRDDEQRWHMEMRRYEEDMYWRRMEEEQMYWGEQRRRMAPPPLMSRPGMPVPPLLTCVRRPDSPDDRHIMAKHSTIYPVEEELQAVQRIVSHSERALKLVSDTLLDKETPVSSVTTAVTEGEEEKGTENAARMLKGVMRVGILAKGLLLRGDRNVELILLTAKKPTISLLKNIAKQLPKELETFSEDQYEVQAHPEEANIVIFSSKEPKMQVTISLTSPLMREDTAAEKDKQAGGKAAEKDVAEKDPPDLLNKKKCLEYLAALRHAKWFQARANGLQSCVIVIRVLRDLCQRVPTWGKMPGWAMELLVEKVISSAAGPLSPGEAMRRVLECISTGILLPDGPGLMDPCEKEPTDALETLVPQAREDITASAQHALRLLAFRQIHKVLGMESLPASKASARNRKRRRDGSETGEGEGEGKKDKKEEAESG; from the exons ATGGCTGCAAGCAATTATTTCGGCTTCACACATGGTGCCGGTCCACAATACAG TACCCAGCCTCCCCCGGCCTACTCCCATCCCTCTACAGCAAGTTACAGTGTCCAGCAGGCTCCAGCTGTAGCTCATGCAGTGACTGCGTCCTACTCTCCAGCTCCAGTCCAGGCCGCCCGGCCTGTGGTCTCTGCCACTTACCCTGCCTATCAGAGCCACCAGGCTCCGCCTGACTACGCCTACAGGCAGCCAGACCCCCCAGCTCCCCCACAGCCCACTACCACCCCACAGACGTACCAGGTATACTCGGACACG GACAACTACAGCTATGGACGCCCTGCTGTGGCTGTGACTACCTACGACAACAAACAGTACTACCAGACGAGTATAGCTTCGGCTCAgaggacagccacagagaacTATTACCAGACTG taGGAGTAAAGAGTGCTTACAGTCCAGCCCCCACCACTGTGTACAGTCAGCCGCCTCCTCCCCAGCGGCAGGTAACGGCCCTGAAGCCTCTGGCCCCCTCCAGCGCAGTGTCCACCAGCTACAACATCTACCCAGTGTCCACCAGTGTCCAGCAGCCACCCACACCCATTTCATCGTACACCCTCGGCTCCTCCTTCGGCTCCACTGTTTCAGCCACCACCTACTCGG GCATTAGTTACTCCAATTATGATTCAACTGGCTACACCTCCACATCTGCCCCCTCCTACTACCAGCCGGCCCAGCAGACTCTTACTCAGCCGCAGCCTCCACCTCAAcagccacagcagccacagcagcccCAACCCCCCATCCAGCCACCACCCAAACAGCTGACGAGCTCTTCCTGGAGCAACTCGGGCAGCAACATGGTGACAGCTCCGGCTGTAAACACCTACAAAAAGCCAACATTTCACCAGAACAAGCTGCAGAAGCCCAAAGGGCCTCCCAAGCAGCCCCAGCTACATTATTGTGATATCTGCAAGATCAGCTGTGCAGGCCCTCAG ACGTATCGGGAGCACCTTGAGGGCCAGAAGCATAAGAAGAAGGAGGCAGCCCTTAAAtcagggggacagacaggggcCAGCAACGGGCCCAGAGGGGTCCAGACTCAGTTACGCTGTGAGTTATGCGACGTCTCCTGCACCGGAGTGGACGCCTACGCTGCCCATATCCGTGGGGCCAAACACCAGAAG GTGGTGAAACTTCACACCAAGCTGGGCAAACCTATACCTTCCACCGAGCCAGTGTTGGTGAATTCGGCAGCAGTTATCACCACCTCGACAGCTGGGAAACCTCCAGCATCCACGTCCACTCCTGCCTCCGTCTCAACCACTTCAACTCCCACTGCGACACCCAAACAGGTGGCTGTGAACACCATGGCCAAAACAACAGCACCCGTCAAGAAAGCAGCTCCTGCTAAAATAACTGTCATTT CCAATAAGCCTGCCAGTGttccagcagctgcagtgacagcagcagcggcagtggTGGTGGCTGCCAAGGTGGAGGAGCCCATGCAACAGTCAGCTCAGAAGATGGAGTCTCTGAGTGACAATGAGGACAGTGACAGAGCTGGAGGCCATGGAGATATCCAGCCGGTGGGACATGACTACGTAGAGGAG GTCCGTAATGTTGACGGCAAGGTGATTCGATTCCACTGTAAACTGTGTGAGTGCAGCTTCAACGACCCAAACGCTAAAGACATGCACCTGAAAGGAAGAAGGCACAGACTCCAGTACAAG AAAAAAGTGAACCCAGAGCTTCCTGTGGAGATCAAGCCCAGTAACCGGGCCAGGAAGCTGCAGGAGAGCAAGctgaagaagcagaagcagaaggcGGTGCTGAAGCGGCAGAGAGACGATGAGCAGCGCTGGCACATGGAGATGAG GCGATATGAAGAGGACATGTactggaggaggatggaggaggagcagatgtACTGGGGTGAACAGAGACGCAGGATGGCTCCTCCACCGCTGATGAGCCGCCCTGGTATGCCAGTACCCCCTCTACTG ACGTGTGTGCGTCGGCCAGACTCTCCTGATGACCGTCACATCATGGCTAAACACTCCACTATTTACCCAGTCGAAGAAGAGCTGCAGGCTGTTCAGAGGATTGTCTCCCACTCAGAGAGAGCCCTCAAACTGGTGTCAGACACACTGCTGGATAAGGAGACACCAGTATCCAGTGTTACTACTGCTGTtactgaaggagaagaagaaaaagg TACTGAGAACGCAGCACGGATGCTGAAAGGTGTGATGAGGGTGGGCATCCTGGCCAAAGGCCTGCTGCTTCGTGGGGACAGAAATGTTGAGCTCATCCTGCTGACTGCTAAGAAACCCACCATCTCTTTACTGAAGAACATTGCTAAGCAGCTGCCCAAGGAACTGGAG ACATTTTCTGAAGATCAGTATGAGGTGCAGGCTCACCCCGAGGAGGCGAACATCGTGATATTTTCAAGCAAGGAGCCCAAAATGCAGGTGACCATTTCTCTCACCTCGCCGCTGATGAGGGAGGACACTGCTGCTGAGAAGGACAAGCAGGCAGGAGGAAAAGCGGCTGAGAAAG ATGTGGCTGAGAAGGACCCTCCAGATCTTCTGAATAAGAAGAAATGTCTTGAGTACCTGGCTGCTCTCCGCCACGCCAAATGGTTTCAG GCTCGTGCCAACGGGCTGCAGTCCTGTGTGATCGTCATTCGGGTGCTCAGAGATTTATGTCAGCGGGTTCCCACCTGGGGGAAGATGCCTGGATGG GCGATGGAGCTGCTGGTGGAGAAGGTGATCAGCAGTGCCGCAGGCCCGCTCAGCCCAGGAGAAGCCATGCGCAGAGTCCTGGAGTGCATCTCCACCGGCATCCTGCTACCAG ATGGACCAGGGTTAATGGACCCCTGTGAGAAAGAGCCAACAGATGCTTTGGAAACCCTCGTGCCTCAAGCCAGAGAGGACATAACTGCCAGCGCACAG CATGCCCTGCGGCTGCTCGCTTTCCGTCAGATCCACAAGGTTCTGGGCATGGAGTCCCTGCCGGCGTCCAAGGCCAGCGCTCGCAACCGCAAACGTCGACGGGATGGCAGCGAGACGGGcgaaggggagggggagggcaAAAAAGACAAGAAGGAAGAAGCAGAGAGTGGTTGA
- the zfr2 gene encoding zinc finger RNA-binding protein isoform X2, translating into MAASNYFGFTHGAGPQYSTQPPPAYSHPSTASYSVQQAPAVAHAVTASYSPAPVQAARPVVSATYPAYQSHQAPPDYAYRQPDPPAPPQPTTTPQTYQDNYSYGRPAVAVTTYDNKQYYQTSIASAQRTATENYYQTVGVKSAYSPAPTTVYSQPPPPQRQVTALKPLAPSSAVSTSYNIYPVSTSVQQPPTPISSYTLGSSFGSTVSATTYSGISYSNYDSTGYTSTSAPSYYQPAQQTLTQPQPPPQQPQQPQQPQPPIQPPPKQLTSSSWSNSGSNMVTAPAVNTYKKPTFHQNKLQKPKGPPKQPQLHYCDICKISCAGPQTYREHLEGQKHKKKEAALKSGGQTGASNGPRGVQTQLRCELCDVSCTGVDAYAAHIRGAKHQKVVKLHTKLGKPIPSTEPVLVNSAAVITTSTAGKPPASTSTPASVSTTSTPTATPKQVAVNTMAKTTAPVKKAAPAKITVISNKPASVPAAAVTAAAAVVVAAKVEEPMQQSAQKMESLSDNEDSDRAGGHGDIQPVGHDYVEEVRNVDGKVIRFHCKLCECSFNDPNAKDMHLKGRRHRLQYKKKVNPELPVEIKPSNRARKLQESKLKKQKQKAVLKRQRDDEQRWHMEMRSDSWPKRYEEDMYWRRMEEEQMYWGEQRRRMAPPPLMSRPGMPVPPLLTCVRRPDSPDDRHIMAKHSTIYPVEEELQAVQRIVSHSERALKLVSDTLLDKETPVSSVTTAVTEGEEEKGTENAARMLKGVMRVGILAKGLLLRGDRNVELILLTAKKPTISLLKNIAKQLPKELETFSEDQYEVQAHPEEANIVIFSSKEPKMQVTISLTSPLMREDTAAEKDKQAGGKAAEKDVAEKDPPDLLNKKKCLEYLAALRHAKWFQARANGLQSCVIVIRVLRDLCQRVPTWGKMPGWAMELLVEKVISSAAGPLSPGEAMRRVLECISTGILLPDGPGLMDPCEKEPTDALETLVPQAREDITASAQHALRLLAFRQIHKVLGMESLPASKASARNRKRRRDGSETGEGEGEGKKDKKEEAESG; encoded by the exons ATGGCTGCAAGCAATTATTTCGGCTTCACACATGGTGCCGGTCCACAATACAG TACCCAGCCTCCCCCGGCCTACTCCCATCCCTCTACAGCAAGTTACAGTGTCCAGCAGGCTCCAGCTGTAGCTCATGCAGTGACTGCGTCCTACTCTCCAGCTCCAGTCCAGGCCGCCCGGCCTGTGGTCTCTGCCACTTACCCTGCCTATCAGAGCCACCAGGCTCCGCCTGACTACGCCTACAGGCAGCCAGACCCCCCAGCTCCCCCACAGCCCACTACCACCCCACAGACGTACCAG GACAACTACAGCTATGGACGCCCTGCTGTGGCTGTGACTACCTACGACAACAAACAGTACTACCAGACGAGTATAGCTTCGGCTCAgaggacagccacagagaacTATTACCAGACTG taGGAGTAAAGAGTGCTTACAGTCCAGCCCCCACCACTGTGTACAGTCAGCCGCCTCCTCCCCAGCGGCAGGTAACGGCCCTGAAGCCTCTGGCCCCCTCCAGCGCAGTGTCCACCAGCTACAACATCTACCCAGTGTCCACCAGTGTCCAGCAGCCACCCACACCCATTTCATCGTACACCCTCGGCTCCTCCTTCGGCTCCACTGTTTCAGCCACCACCTACTCGG GCATTAGTTACTCCAATTATGATTCAACTGGCTACACCTCCACATCTGCCCCCTCCTACTACCAGCCGGCCCAGCAGACTCTTACTCAGCCGCAGCCTCCACCTCAAcagccacagcagccacagcagcccCAACCCCCCATCCAGCCACCACCCAAACAGCTGACGAGCTCTTCCTGGAGCAACTCGGGCAGCAACATGGTGACAGCTCCGGCTGTAAACACCTACAAAAAGCCAACATTTCACCAGAACAAGCTGCAGAAGCCCAAAGGGCCTCCCAAGCAGCCCCAGCTACATTATTGTGATATCTGCAAGATCAGCTGTGCAGGCCCTCAG ACGTATCGGGAGCACCTTGAGGGCCAGAAGCATAAGAAGAAGGAGGCAGCCCTTAAAtcagggggacagacaggggcCAGCAACGGGCCCAGAGGGGTCCAGACTCAGTTACGCTGTGAGTTATGCGACGTCTCCTGCACCGGAGTGGACGCCTACGCTGCCCATATCCGTGGGGCCAAACACCAGAAG GTGGTGAAACTTCACACCAAGCTGGGCAAACCTATACCTTCCACCGAGCCAGTGTTGGTGAATTCGGCAGCAGTTATCACCACCTCGACAGCTGGGAAACCTCCAGCATCCACGTCCACTCCTGCCTCCGTCTCAACCACTTCAACTCCCACTGCGACACCCAAACAGGTGGCTGTGAACACCATGGCCAAAACAACAGCACCCGTCAAGAAAGCAGCTCCTGCTAAAATAACTGTCATTT CCAATAAGCCTGCCAGTGttccagcagctgcagtgacagcagcagcggcagtggTGGTGGCTGCCAAGGTGGAGGAGCCCATGCAACAGTCAGCTCAGAAGATGGAGTCTCTGAGTGACAATGAGGACAGTGACAGAGCTGGAGGCCATGGAGATATCCAGCCGGTGGGACATGACTACGTAGAGGAG GTCCGTAATGTTGACGGCAAGGTGATTCGATTCCACTGTAAACTGTGTGAGTGCAGCTTCAACGACCCAAACGCTAAAGACATGCACCTGAAAGGAAGAAGGCACAGACTCCAGTACAAG AAAAAAGTGAACCCAGAGCTTCCTGTGGAGATCAAGCCCAGTAACCGGGCCAGGAAGCTGCAGGAGAGCAAGctgaagaagcagaagcagaaggcGGTGCTGAAGCGGCAGAGAGACGATGAGCAGCGCTGGCACATGGAGATGAGGTCAGACTCATGGCCAAA GCGATATGAAGAGGACATGTactggaggaggatggaggaggagcagatgtACTGGGGTGAACAGAGACGCAGGATGGCTCCTCCACCGCTGATGAGCCGCCCTGGTATGCCAGTACCCCCTCTACTG ACGTGTGTGCGTCGGCCAGACTCTCCTGATGACCGTCACATCATGGCTAAACACTCCACTATTTACCCAGTCGAAGAAGAGCTGCAGGCTGTTCAGAGGATTGTCTCCCACTCAGAGAGAGCCCTCAAACTGGTGTCAGACACACTGCTGGATAAGGAGACACCAGTATCCAGTGTTACTACTGCTGTtactgaaggagaagaagaaaaagg TACTGAGAACGCAGCACGGATGCTGAAAGGTGTGATGAGGGTGGGCATCCTGGCCAAAGGCCTGCTGCTTCGTGGGGACAGAAATGTTGAGCTCATCCTGCTGACTGCTAAGAAACCCACCATCTCTTTACTGAAGAACATTGCTAAGCAGCTGCCCAAGGAACTGGAG ACATTTTCTGAAGATCAGTATGAGGTGCAGGCTCACCCCGAGGAGGCGAACATCGTGATATTTTCAAGCAAGGAGCCCAAAATGCAGGTGACCATTTCTCTCACCTCGCCGCTGATGAGGGAGGACACTGCTGCTGAGAAGGACAAGCAGGCAGGAGGAAAAGCGGCTGAGAAAG ATGTGGCTGAGAAGGACCCTCCAGATCTTCTGAATAAGAAGAAATGTCTTGAGTACCTGGCTGCTCTCCGCCACGCCAAATGGTTTCAG GCTCGTGCCAACGGGCTGCAGTCCTGTGTGATCGTCATTCGGGTGCTCAGAGATTTATGTCAGCGGGTTCCCACCTGGGGGAAGATGCCTGGATGG GCGATGGAGCTGCTGGTGGAGAAGGTGATCAGCAGTGCCGCAGGCCCGCTCAGCCCAGGAGAAGCCATGCGCAGAGTCCTGGAGTGCATCTCCACCGGCATCCTGCTACCAG ATGGACCAGGGTTAATGGACCCCTGTGAGAAAGAGCCAACAGATGCTTTGGAAACCCTCGTGCCTCAAGCCAGAGAGGACATAACTGCCAGCGCACAG CATGCCCTGCGGCTGCTCGCTTTCCGTCAGATCCACAAGGTTCTGGGCATGGAGTCCCTGCCGGCGTCCAAGGCCAGCGCTCGCAACCGCAAACGTCGACGGGATGGCAGCGAGACGGGcgaaggggagggggagggcaAAAAAGACAAGAAGGAAGAAGCAGAGAGTGGTTGA